From Echinicola jeungdonensis, the proteins below share one genomic window:
- the dnaJ gene encoding molecular chaperone DnaJ: MTKRDYYEILGVSKDASQGEIKKAYRKLALKYHPDKNPDDKSAEEKFKEAAEAYEVLSNAEKRERYDRFGHQGVSGNGGFGGGAGMNMDDIFSQFGDIFGGGGGFESFFGGGARGGRRAKKGTNLRVKLKLNLKEVANGVEKKIKVKRQIVADGVTFKSCSTCQGTGQIKKVVNTMLGQMVSASTCPNCGGSGQMIDKKPDHADARGLEIKEEVIPINIPGGVADGMQLSLSGKGNEIPGGMAGDLLIVIEEIEDEILQRDGNNVVYDLYASFIDAALGAHIEVPTIDGKVKIKLDPGTQSGKILRLKGKGIKDLNGYGRGDQLIHVNVWTPKQLTKEEREKLESLRDSENFIPDPGNSEKSLFDKMKEFF, translated from the coding sequence ATGACAAAAAGAGACTATTACGAAATTTTAGGCGTATCCAAAGATGCTAGCCAGGGAGAAATTAAAAAAGCTTACCGTAAACTTGCCCTAAAATATCATCCGGACAAAAATCCGGATGACAAAAGTGCGGAAGAAAAATTTAAAGAAGCTGCGGAAGCTTATGAGGTGTTAAGCAATGCCGAAAAAAGGGAGCGATACGATCGTTTTGGCCACCAAGGCGTCAGTGGAAATGGCGGATTTGGCGGCGGTGCTGGCATGAATATGGATGACATCTTCTCCCAATTTGGTGATATTTTTGGTGGAGGAGGCGGATTTGAGTCTTTCTTTGGCGGGGGAGCCCGTGGTGGAAGAAGGGCCAAAAAAGGAACCAACCTTCGTGTAAAATTAAAATTGAACCTTAAGGAAGTAGCTAATGGTGTTGAGAAAAAAATCAAAGTTAAACGCCAGATAGTTGCTGATGGAGTGACGTTTAAGTCTTGCTCAACCTGTCAGGGAACAGGACAGATCAAAAAAGTGGTCAACACCATGCTTGGTCAGATGGTTTCAGCAAGCACTTGCCCTAATTGTGGGGGAAGCGGGCAAATGATTGACAAAAAGCCCGACCATGCGGATGCCAGAGGTTTGGAAATAAAAGAAGAGGTGATTCCAATTAACATTCCTGGTGGTGTAGCTGATGGAATGCAGTTGAGCCTTTCAGGAAAAGGTAATGAGATCCCTGGAGGGATGGCTGGAGACCTATTGATTGTCATTGAAGAAATTGAGGATGAAATCCTTCAAAGAGATGGTAATAATGTGGTTTATGATCTTTATGCCAGCTTTATTGATGCTGCATTGGGTGCTCATATTGAGGTCCCAACCATCGATGGAAAGGTGAAAATCAAACTTGACCCAGGTACCCAAAGTGGTAAAATTTTGCGGCTAAAAGGGAAAGGGATCAAGGATTTGAATGGATATGGTCGAGGGGATCAATTGATCCATGTCAATGTTTGGACACCCAAACAGCTTACTAAAGAGGAAAGAGAAAAATTGGAATCCTTAAGAGATTCGGAGAATTTTATTCCCGATCCAGGAAATTCCGAAAAGAGCTTGTTTGATAAAATGAAGGAGTTCTTTTAA
- a CDS encoding nucleotide exchange factor GrpE: MTEKENISKEKMDKDKLASEEQVGEQEQNIKAEKGTENQEAEAEENQEAQEKEELSAEEKLQIENQELKDKFLRLYSEFENYRRRTSKERLELIKTASEDVLKDLIPVVDDFERAIKAEEKEGGDKNALEGSLLIYNKLIKVLESKGLKVMEDQVGKDFDSEHQEAITKIPAPSEDMKGKVIDVVEKGYMLGDKVVRFAKVVIGS; this comes from the coding sequence ATGACTGAGAAAGAAAACATATCAAAAGAGAAAATGGATAAGGATAAATTAGCTTCAGAAGAGCAGGTTGGAGAGCAAGAACAAAACATTAAAGCCGAGAAGGGTACGGAAAACCAAGAGGCAGAGGCTGAAGAGAACCAGGAAGCTCAGGAAAAGGAAGAATTGTCAGCTGAAGAAAAGCTTCAAATTGAAAACCAGGAATTGAAGGACAAGTTCCTGAGGCTTTATTCCGAATTTGAAAATTACAGGAGGAGAACTAGCAAGGAGAGGTTGGAATTGATCAAAACAGCGTCTGAAGATGTTTTGAAGGACCTTATTCCTGTTGTGGATGATTTTGAGAGGGCTATCAAAGCTGAGGAAAAAGAAGGGGGAGATAAAAATGCCCTTGAAGGAAGCTTGCTCATTTATAATAAGCTGATTAAGGTATTGGAGTCCAAAGGGCTCAAGGTTATGGAAGACCAAGTTGGAAAAGATTTTGATTCCGAACATCAGGAAGCAATCACAAAAATTCCTGCTCCAAGTGAAGATATGAAAGGAAAGGTAATAGATGTGGTGGAAAAAGGCTATATGCTTGGTGATAAAGTAGTGAGGTTTGCCAAGGTAGTCATTGGATCTTAA
- the obgE gene encoding GTPase ObgE produces MADSNFIDYVKFCSRSGAGGAGSAHFRREKHVPKGGPDGGDGGRGGHIILRGNSQLWTLLHLKYRKHVIAKNGNGGEGGRRKGKDGADVILEVPLGTVAKDAETGDVRFEITEHDQEVVLTKGGRGGLGNDHFKTSTNQAPHYAQPGEPGIEEWIILELKLLADVGLVGFPNAGKSTLLSSISAAKPEIGDYPFTTLVPNLGVVPYRGDKSFVMADIPGIIEGAAEGKGLGIRFLRHIERNSILLFMVPVDADSIKKEYEILVKELKKYNPELLDKRRILALSKSDMLDEELMEEMKSDVPEGVDYLFVSSVSAYNLDRLKDLIWKAIVE; encoded by the coding sequence GTGGCAGATTCGAATTTTATTGATTATGTAAAGTTTTGTTCCCGGTCGGGTGCTGGTGGAGCTGGGTCTGCCCACTTCCGCCGGGAAAAGCATGTGCCTAAGGGTGGGCCTGATGGAGGAGATGGAGGGAGAGGTGGCCATATTATCCTTAGGGGAAATTCCCAGCTTTGGACTTTGCTACACCTTAAATATAGAAAGCACGTCATCGCTAAAAATGGAAATGGTGGGGAAGGAGGCCGTAGAAAGGGGAAAGACGGTGCAGATGTGATTTTGGAAGTTCCGTTGGGAACCGTGGCTAAGGATGCGGAAACAGGAGACGTGCGGTTTGAAATTACCGAGCATGATCAGGAAGTTGTTTTAACCAAAGGGGGAAGAGGAGGTCTTGGAAATGATCATTTTAAAACTTCAACCAATCAAGCCCCGCATTATGCCCAACCAGGAGAACCGGGAATAGAAGAATGGATAATCCTGGAGTTAAAATTGTTGGCCGATGTGGGATTAGTGGGATTTCCCAATGCTGGTAAATCTACCCTGTTATCCAGTATCTCGGCAGCTAAGCCAGAAATCGGGGATTACCCTTTTACCACCTTGGTGCCCAATTTGGGAGTAGTGCCTTATCGTGGAGACAAATCCTTTGTCATGGCAGATATTCCAGGTATAATCGAGGGTGCCGCTGAAGGTAAAGGCTTGGGAATTCGCTTTTTAAGACATATCGAAAGGAACTCCATTTTATTATTTATGGTTCCAGTGGATGCTGACAGTATCAAAAAGGAATATGAAATACTGGTAAAGGAACTAAAGAAATACAACCCTGAGTTATTGGATAAAAGGAGGATATTGGCCCTTTCCAAATCTGATATGTTAGATGAAGAGTTGATGGAAGAAATGAAATCAGATGTGCCGGAAGGAGTAGATTATCTGTTTGTTTCCTCAGTAAGTGCATATAACCTTGACAGGTTGAAAGATTTGATTTGGAAGGCAATAGTAGAATAA
- a CDS encoding adenylate kinase: MLNIVLFGPPGAGKGTQSEKLIDKYELEHISTGDLFRKHLGNGTELGKLARKYMDEGRLVPDEVVIGMVDDKIKNSPDVKGFIFDGFPRTVAQAEALDNLLEEKSMDISGMIALEVPEEELKERIRGRGKTSGRADDQDEEKINTRIKVYQEETLPVATYYKEQGKFSGIYGVGEIDEIFSLICAVIDRY, translated from the coding sequence ATGCTTAATATCGTTTTATTTGGACCTCCTGGTGCCGGAAAGGGGACACAAAGTGAAAAACTTATTGATAAATATGAACTGGAACACATTTCCACCGGGGATCTTTTTAGAAAGCACTTGGGAAATGGTACTGAGCTAGGAAAGCTTGCCCGTAAATATATGGATGAGGGAAGGCTTGTTCCTGATGAAGTAGTCATTGGAATGGTTGACGATAAAATAAAAAATTCTCCGGACGTTAAGGGTTTTATTTTTGATGGATTTCCACGGACGGTCGCCCAAGCGGAAGCCTTGGACAATTTATTAGAGGAAAAATCAATGGATATCTCCGGTATGATAGCTTTGGAGGTCCCTGAAGAGGAATTGAAAGAAAGGATAAGAGGGAGAGGAAAAACATCAGGGAGAGCTGACGACCAGGATGAGGAAAAAATCAATACAAGAATTAAAGTTTACCAGGAGGAGACTCTTCCTGTGGCAACTTATTACAAAGAGCAAGGGAAATTTTCCGGAATATATGGGGTAGGTGAGATTGATGAGATATTTAGTCTGATCTGTGCAGTGATCGACCGGTATTAA
- the hpt gene encoding hypoxanthine phosphoribosyltransferase, with translation MITLKDKQFVSFIPEEDLKKRVAELGDQLTTDYKGKTPLVIGVLNGSFMFLSDLLKKIDLEVEVSFVKISSYESMSSTGKINGLIGLNEELEGREVLIVEDIVDTGRSIEHMLKAVKEKKPKNVAVVSLLFKPKALRAPVDVEYIGFEIPNKFVVGYGMDYEGVGRNIKEIYQLK, from the coding sequence ATGATTACACTAAAAGACAAACAGTTTGTTTCCTTTATTCCTGAGGAGGATCTGAAAAAAAGAGTTGCCGAGTTGGGAGATCAATTGACAACAGATTATAAAGGGAAAACGCCTTTGGTAATTGGGGTTCTCAATGGTTCTTTTATGTTTCTCTCGGACCTTCTCAAAAAAATTGACCTGGAGGTGGAAGTTTCCTTTGTCAAAATTTCCTCCTATGAATCGATGAGTTCTACAGGGAAAATAAATGGGTTGATTGGGTTGAATGAGGAGTTGGAGGGACGGGAAGTTTTGATCGTGGAAGATATTGTTGATACCGGGCGAAGCATTGAACATATGCTAAAAGCAGTAAAGGAAAAAAAGCCAAAAAATGTAGCGGTTGTCAGTTTGTTGTTTAAGCCCAAAGCTTTAAGGGCTCCTGTAGATGTAGAATACATTGGCTTTGAAATACCCAATAAGTTTGTCGTAGGATATGGGATGGACTATGAGGGGGTGGGAAGGAATATTAAAGAAATTTATCAACTTAAATAA
- a CDS encoding M20/M25/M40 family metallo-hydrolase, translating into MELLKEILNIRGVSGDEHEISSFIINYVLQRRNQWKVVPEVFYGDRFQDNVVLKFGDPRTAVFAHIDTIGFTSRYENQLVPVGGPDVNDGDELEGEDLLGPIACKIKIQDEKVFHDFPRGILPGTNLSFRQNLRIGEEFIQGAYLDNRLGVYNALKLCEDLTDGVVVFSTYEEHGGGSVPFLLKFIYEQWEIRQALVSDITWVTDGVIHGNGTAISLRDKFIPRKVFLNKIVSLAEKSGIPYQIEVEGAGGSDGREIQMSPYPVDWCFIGAPEDHVHTPNEKVALKDLESMLALYRYLMVHL; encoded by the coding sequence ATGGAGCTTTTGAAAGAAATCCTCAACATAAGGGGTGTTTCCGGAGATGAACATGAAATTTCATCCTTTATAATCAATTATGTCCTCCAACGGAGGAACCAATGGAAGGTTGTCCCAGAGGTATTCTATGGGGATAGATTTCAAGATAATGTTGTATTAAAATTTGGTGATCCAAGAACTGCAGTTTTTGCCCATATAGATACCATAGGTTTTACCTCAAGGTATGAAAATCAGTTGGTTCCAGTAGGTGGCCCCGATGTAAATGATGGAGATGAATTGGAAGGGGAGGATCTCCTTGGGCCCATAGCTTGTAAAATTAAAATACAAGATGAAAAAGTTTTTCATGATTTCCCCAGAGGGATTTTGCCTGGTACCAATTTAAGTTTCCGGCAAAATTTAAGGATAGGTGAAGAATTTATCCAAGGGGCCTACTTGGATAATCGGCTGGGTGTATATAATGCATTGAAATTGTGTGAGGATTTAACTGATGGGGTAGTTGTATTTTCCACATATGAGGAACATGGGGGTGGAAGTGTCCCTTTTTTACTCAAATTTATTTACGAGCAATGGGAAATCAGGCAGGCATTGGTTTCTGATATTACCTGGGTGACTGATGGGGTGATTCATGGAAATGGTACCGCTATTTCGCTGAGGGATAAATTTATCCCTAGAAAAGTTTTTTTGAATAAAATTGTTTCATTGGCAGAAAAGAGTGGAATTCCCTATCAAATAGAAGTTGAAGGTGCCGGGGGGAGTGACGGCAGGGAAATCCAGATGAGCCCTTATCCAGTGGATTGGTGCTTTATTGGAGCACCAGAGGACCATGTTCATACCCCAAATGAAAAGGTGGCTTTAAAGGATTTGGAATCTATGCTGGCACTGTACCGGTACTTAATGGTTCACCTGTAA
- a CDS encoding OmpA family protein: MKKLLLSSLMAGALAVGANAQDDFNKWSIDVNGGFNKAMAPLTPGYYSPTLNLGHADFGVRYMFNEKFGAKLDYGFGKFQEAEGHPSFETNYYRVNLQGVANLGAMMNFETFSRSLGLLGHFGAGFGQITPKQNTWADEEDQVYNFIAGLTGQVKLSERVALNGDISTIIAGRQTIAFDGASSINAIDPGFYGTNAVSWTGTLGLSFYLGGNDTHADWYVREDKYATKDELESQIGEIKDMLKDSDGDGVPDYLDKEPNTPQGARVDSHGATLDSDGDGIPDHTDECAFVPGPASNNGCPVEDSSDEVDYFKKAINEGYVNVYYAFDSAKPLGYSSSAANYVANFMKRNPGVNVEIKGYADEIGPEDYNMKLSERRAKAVHDLLIEAGIDASRISYKGYGEDTSVDKSSADARQLARRASFEVQ, from the coding sequence ATGAAAAAATTATTACTATCAAGCTTAATGGCAGGAGCATTGGCAGTTGGAGCTAATGCCCAGGACGACTTCAATAAGTGGTCAATCGATGTAAACGGAGGATTCAATAAAGCCATGGCTCCTTTGACGCCAGGCTATTATTCTCCTACCTTAAATTTGGGACATGCTGACTTTGGTGTCAGATACATGTTTAATGAAAAATTCGGTGCGAAACTGGATTATGGTTTTGGTAAATTTCAAGAAGCTGAAGGGCACCCATCTTTTGAAACAAATTATTACCGAGTAAACCTTCAGGGTGTGGCCAACCTTGGGGCAATGATGAACTTTGAAACTTTCAGCAGAAGTCTAGGATTGCTAGGTCACTTCGGTGCAGGTTTCGGCCAAATCACCCCTAAACAAAACACTTGGGCTGATGAAGAAGATCAAGTTTATAACTTTATCGCCGGTCTTACCGGTCAAGTTAAGCTTAGTGAAAGAGTAGCCTTGAATGGTGATATCAGCACCATTATTGCTGGCCGTCAGACCATCGCATTTGACGGAGCTTCTTCGATTAATGCCATCGACCCAGGGTTTTATGGTACCAACGCTGTTTCTTGGACAGGTACCTTAGGTCTTTCTTTCTACCTAGGCGGCAACGATACGCATGCTGACTGGTATGTAAGAGAAGACAAGTATGCCACCAAGGATGAGTTGGAAAGCCAAATCGGAGAGATCAAGGATATGTTGAAAGACTCTGATGGCGACGGTGTTCCTGATTACTTGGACAAAGAGCCAAACACTCCTCAAGGTGCCCGTGTAGATTCTCACGGTGCTACTTTGGATTCTGATGGCGACGGTATTCCTGATCACACTGACGAATGTGCTTTCGTTCCAGGCCCTGCTTCTAACAACGGTTGCCCAGTTGAAGACAGCAGCGACGAAGTAGACTACTTCAAGAAAGCCATCAACGAAGGTTATGTTAACGTTTATTATGCATTTGACAGTGCAAAACCACTTGGTTACTCTTCTTCGGCAGCTAACTACGTAGCTAACTTCATGAAGAGAAACCCAGGTGTAAATGTTGAAATCAAAGGTTATGCTGATGAAATCGGACCAGAAGATTACAACATGAAGCTTTCTGAAAGAAGAGCCAAAGCAGTTCATGACCTATTGATTGAAGCTGGTATCGATGCTTCCAGAATTTCTTACAAAGGATATGGAGAAGATACTAGTGTGGACAAGAGCTCTGCTGATGCTCGTCAGCTAGCTAGAAGAGCTTCTTTCGAGGTTCAATAA
- the upp gene encoding uracil phosphoribosyltransferase, translating into MFILNQHNSIANQFLLELRDVQKQEDRLRFRNNLERLGEILAYEISKKLIYKSQTISTPLKNTSVQTLSEQPVLISILRAAIPFFQGFINYFDQADSGFIGAIRKSSESNPEISVDLNYLAAPLVEDKEVIIVDPMLATGKSLLAGLNELRKNGKPKKVHIASVIAAPEGIDYIRNNLDIPYQFWTCALDEKLNPKAYIVPGLGDAGDLSFGPKM; encoded by the coding sequence ATGTTTATATTAAACCAACATAACTCCATTGCCAACCAATTTCTTTTGGAGCTTAGGGATGTCCAAAAGCAAGAGGACCGTCTACGATTCCGTAACAATTTGGAAAGGCTAGGCGAAATCCTCGCCTATGAAATCAGTAAAAAACTGATTTATAAATCCCAAACCATCTCAACCCCCCTCAAAAACACATCTGTACAAACCCTATCTGAACAACCTGTTCTCATTTCAATCCTGAGAGCTGCCATCCCATTTTTCCAGGGGTTTATCAATTATTTTGACCAGGCAGATAGCGGTTTTATTGGGGCCATTAGAAAATCATCGGAGAGTAATCCCGAAATTTCGGTAGACCTTAACTATCTGGCAGCCCCTCTGGTGGAGGATAAAGAAGTCATTATCGTGGATCCTATGTTAGCAACAGGAAAATCGCTTTTGGCGGGATTAAATGAGCTTAGGAAAAACGGAAAACCCAAAAAAGTCCATATTGCCTCAGTCATTGCTGCCCCGGAAGGGATCGATTATATTAGGAACAACCTGGATATTCCTTATCAATTTTGGACTTGTGCCTTAGATGAAAAATTGAATCCCAAGGCATATATCGTCCCTGGCCTTGGGGATGCGGGGGATTTATCATTTGGCCCTAAAATGTAA
- a CDS encoding calcium/sodium antiporter, with translation MIYLLIFIGFLILLLGGKVLVDGASAVAAKLGLSPSVIGMTIVAFGTSAPELLVSLTAALKGTNDIAVGNVVGSNISNITLVLGSSVLVYPVALRTSAVKWDYSFTLFATLLFYALALNGMISMVEGIILFTLLILINWFLFKTMHHGLDEISDEETEKIKQAPLVRSILFIIGGILGLYYGSELLVENAILLAQKFGVSERIIGVTIIAIGTSLPELATSILAAIKKETDIAIGNILGSNLQNILSIIGVTAIVKPIEVTDAFLSSDFLWMIGFTLLLYPIMRSGHRITRMEGGLLLLVYGLYIYFLL, from the coding sequence GTGATTTATTTATTAATTTTTATTGGATTTCTTATCCTCCTCCTTGGAGGTAAGGTTTTGGTAGATGGTGCCTCTGCAGTTGCTGCCAAGCTAGGATTAAGTCCCAGTGTGATCGGGATGACCATCGTTGCTTTCGGCACTTCCGCCCCAGAGCTATTGGTGAGCCTCACGGCTGCCCTCAAGGGCACCAATGATATAGCCGTTGGAAATGTGGTGGGCTCCAATATTTCAAATATTACCTTGGTTTTAGGTTCTAGTGTTTTGGTGTACCCAGTTGCCTTAAGAACTTCTGCGGTAAAGTGGGATTACAGCTTCACCCTTTTTGCCACTTTGCTTTTTTATGCCCTAGCTTTGAATGGAATGATTTCCATGGTTGAGGGAATCATATTATTCACCCTTCTAATATTAATCAATTGGTTCCTTTTCAAAACCATGCATCACGGACTGGATGAAATAAGTGATGAAGAAACGGAAAAGATCAAACAAGCTCCTTTGGTAAGATCTATTTTATTCATCATTGGAGGGATTTTAGGACTGTATTATGGTTCAGAATTATTGGTGGAAAATGCCATCCTATTGGCTCAAAAATTTGGGGTAAGTGAAAGAATTATTGGAGTAACCATCATAGCCATTGGGACTAGCTTACCTGAATTGGCCACTTCCATTTTGGCAGCGATAAAAAAAGAAACCGATATAGCAATTGGTAATATTTTGGGGAGTAATTTGCAGAACATTCTTTCTATTATTGGTGTTACTGCTATTGTAAAGCCTATCGAAGTAACTGATGCTTTTTTATCCAGTGATTTTCTTTGGATGATTGGTTTCACTCTTCTTCTGTACCCTATTATGAGGTCAGGACACCGAATTACGAGAATGGAAGGCGGCTTATTGCTTCTGGTTTACGGCTTATATATTTACTTTCTTTTGTAA